Proteins encoded within one genomic window of Setaria italica strain Yugu1 chromosome IV, Setaria_italica_v2.0, whole genome shotgun sequence:
- the LOC101762167 gene encoding cinnamoyl-CoA reductase 1, which produces MDISGGCAGKTTKMKTVCVTGAGGFIASWLVQLLLSRGDYVVHGTVRDPSDPKNAHLMALGGAGERLRLFKADLLDYASVAAAVAGCDGVFHVASPVPAVNPTNPDVEVLAPAVTGTQNVLKASDAANARRVVVVSSVGAVIMNPKIPDGAVVNEDCWSDEDYCRTTENWYCLSKTLAEREALAYGEKAGAAMDVVTVCPPWVLGPLLQPTVNTTSMRLVAYLTGENTDEKMRNMVDVRDVVEALVLALETPEASGRRLICSAHVMMVSETVGLVHSLHRDLKLDYPRKFVQVEDEKGASSKRLQALGWKFRTAEQTLRDTIDSYKAAGILK; this is translated from the exons ATGGACATCAGCGGCGGCTGCGCGGGGAagacgacgaagatgaagacggtGTGCGTGACGGGCGCCGGGGGCTTCATCGCCTCCTGGCTCGTGCAGCTCCTGCTCTCCAGAGGCGACTACGTCGTGCATGGCACTGTTCGCGACCCGA GTGATCCCAAGAACGCGCACCTGATGGCGCTGGGCGGCGCCGGGGAGCGGCTGCGGCTGTTCAAGGCCGATCTGCTGGACTACGCCagcgtggcggccgccgtcgccggctgcgACGGCGTCTTCCACGTCGCCAGCCCCGTCCCGGCCGTCAACCCGACGAACCCGGAT GTGGAGGTCCTGGCTCCGGCGGTGACCGGCACGCAGAACGTGCTCAAGGCTAGCGACGCGGCCAACGCCCGCCGCGTCGTGGTGGTGTCGTCGGTCGGCGCGGTGATCATGAACCCCAAGATCCCCGACGGCGCCGTCGTCAACGAAGACTGCTGGTCCGACGAGGACTACTGCAGGACCACCGAG AATTGGTACTGCCTTTCCAAGACGCTGGCCGAGCGCGAGGCGCTGGCGTACGGCGAgaaggccggggcggcgatggaCGTGGTCACCGTCTGCCCGCCGTGGGTCCTGGGCCCGCTGCTGCAACCGACGGTGAACACCACCAGCATGCGCCTCGTGGCCTACCTGACAG GCGAGAACACCGACGAGAAGATGAGGAACATGGTGGACGTGCGCGACGTCGTGGAGGCGCTCGTCCTGGCGCTCGAAACCCCCGAGGCGTCCGGCCGGCGGCTCATCTGCAGCGCGCACGTGATGATGGTGTCCGAGACGGTCGGCCTCGTCCACAGCTTGCACCGGGACCTGAAGCTGGACTACCCCAGGAA GTTTGTTCAGGTGGAAGACGAGAAGGGAGCCAGCTCCAAAAGGCTGCAGGCGCTGGGGTGGAAGTTCAGGACGGCCGAGCAGACTCTCAGGGACACGATTGACTCGTACAAGGCTGCtggaatcctaaaataa